In Peromyscus eremicus chromosome 15, PerEre_H2_v1, whole genome shotgun sequence, a genomic segment contains:
- the Ncstn gene encoding nicastrin isoform X2 codes for MVLLEGKLFIRDVMEKLKGRTSRIAGLAVTLAKPNSTSGFSPSVQCPNDGFGIYSNSYGAEFAHCKQTLWNELGNGLAYEDFSFPIFLLEDENETKVIKQCYQDHNLGPNGSAPSFPLCAMQLFSHMHAVISTATCMRRSFIQSTFSINPEIVCDPLSDYNVWSMLKPINTSGALEPDDRVVVAATRLDSRSFFWNVAPGAESAVASFVTQLAAAEALHKAPDVTSLPRNVMFVFFQGETFDYIGSSRMVYDMESGKFPVRLENIDSFVELGQVALRTSVDLWMHTDPMSQKNESVKNQVEDLLVTLEKSGTGVSEVSLKRQSQSQALPPSSLQRFLRARNISGVVLADHSGSFHNRYYQSIYDTAENINVTYPEWQSPEENLNFVTDTAKALANVATVLARALYKLAGGTNSSDSIQADPQTVTRLLYGFLVRSNNSWFQSILRQDLRSYLDDGPLQHYIAVSSPTNATYVVQYALANLTGKVTNLTREQCQDPSKVPNESKDLYEYSWVQGPLNPNKTERLPRCVRSTVRLARALSPAFELSQWGSTEYSTWSESRWKDIQARIFLIASKELEFITLIVGFSILVFSLIVTYCVNAKADILFVAPREPGAVSY; via the exons ATGGTTCTACTGGAGGGCAAGCTCTTCATCAG GGATGTAATGGAGAAGCTGAAGGGGAGAACCAGCAGAATTGCTGGTCTTGCAGTGACTCTGGCCAAACCCAATTCGACTTCAGGTTTCTCTCCTAGTGTGCAGTGCCCAAATGACGGGTTCG gtATTTACTCCAACTCCTATGGGGCAGAGTTTGCTCACTGCAAACAAACATTGTGGAATGAACTGGGCAATGGCTTGGCTTATGAAGACTTTAGTTTTCCCATCTTTCTTCTTGAAGATGAGAATGAAACCAAGGTCATCAAGCAG TGCTATCAAGATCACAACCTGGGTCCGAATGGCTCTGCACCAAGCTTCCCGCTGTGTGCTATGCAGCTCTTCTCACACATGCACGCCGTCATCAGCACCGCCACCTGCATGCGGCGCAGCTTCATCCAGAGCACCTTCAGCATCAACCCAG AGATCGTCTGTGACCCCTTATCCGACTACAACGTCTGGAGCATGCTTAAGCCTATAAATACATCTGGGGCATTAGAACCCGATGACAGGGTTGTGGTTGCTGCCACCCGG CTGGATAGCCGGTCCTTCTTCTGGAATGTGGCCCCGGGGGCAGAGAGTGCTGTAGCCTCTTTTGTCACGCAGCTGGCTGCAGCTGAAGCTTTGCACAAGGCACCTGATGTGACCAGCCTACCCCGCAATGTGATGTTTGTCTTCTTCCAGGGG GAAACTTTTGACTACATTGGCAGCTCAAGGATGGTCTATGACATGGAGAGCGGCAAGTTTCCGGTGCGGCTAGAGAACATTGACTCCTTTGTGGAGCTGGGGCAG GTGGCCTTAAGAACTTCAGTAGATCTCTGGATGCACACAGATCCCATGTCTCAGAAAAATGAATCTGTAAAGAACCAG GTGGAGGACCTTCTGGTCACTCTGGAGAAGAGTGGTACTGGTGTCTCTGAAGTCTCCCTCAAGAGACAGAGTCAGTCACAGGCCCTTCCACCATCGTCTCTACAGCGATTTCTTCGGGCTCGAAACATCTCTGGTGTAGTTCTGGCTGACCACTCTGGTTCCTTCCACAATCG GTATTACCAGAGCATTTATGACACCGCTGAGAACATTAACGTGACCTATCCTGAGTGGCAGAGCCCAGAAGAGAATCTGAACTTTGTGACAGACACTGCCAAG GCGCTGGCGAACGTGGCCACAGTGCTGGCACGTGCATTGTATAAGCTTGCGGGAGGAACCAACTCCAGTGATTCGATTCAGGCTGATCCCCAAACA GTAACACGTCTGCTCTATGGGTTCCTGGTTAGATCCAACAACTCATGGTTTCAGTCTATCCTCAGACAGGACCTCAGGTCCTATTTGG ATGACGGGCCTCTTCAACATTACATCGCTGTCTCCAGCCCTACCAACGCGACTTATGTTGTGCAGTATGCCTTGGCAAACCTGACGGGCAAGGTGACCAACCTCACCCGAGAGCAGTGCCAGGATCCAAGTAAAGTCCCAAATGAAAGCAAGGAT CTGTATGAATACTCCTGGGTACAAGGCCCTTTGAATCCCAACAAGACAGAGCGGCTGCCCCGGTGTGTGCGCTCCACAGTACGACTGGCCAGGGCCTTGTCCCCTGCCTTTGAACTGAGTCAGTGGGGCTCCACAGAATATTCTACGTGGTCCGAGAGCCGCTGGAAAGACATCCAAGCGCGGATATTCCTAATTGCCAGCAAAGAACTTGAG TTCATCACCCTGATCGTGGGCTTCAGCATCCTCGTCTTCTCTCTCATCGTCACTTACTGCGTCAACGCCAAAGCCGACATCCTCTTCGTTGCTCCCCGAGAGCCAGGAGCCGTGTCTTACTGA
- the Ncstn gene encoding nicastrin isoform X1, producing MATARGGSGPDPGSRGLLLLLSFSVILAGLCGGNSVERKIYIPLNKTAPCVRLLNATHQIGCQSSISGDTGVIHVVEKEEDLQWVLTDGPNPPYMVLLEGKLFIRDVMEKLKGRTSRIAGLAVTLAKPNSTSGFSPSVQCPNDGFGIYSNSYGAEFAHCKQTLWNELGNGLAYEDFSFPIFLLEDENETKVIKQCYQDHNLGPNGSAPSFPLCAMQLFSHMHAVISTATCMRRSFIQSTFSINPEIVCDPLSDYNVWSMLKPINTSGALEPDDRVVVAATRLDSRSFFWNVAPGAESAVASFVTQLAAAEALHKAPDVTSLPRNVMFVFFQGETFDYIGSSRMVYDMESGKFPVRLENIDSFVELGQVALRTSVDLWMHTDPMSQKNESVKNQVEDLLVTLEKSGTGVSEVSLKRQSQSQALPPSSLQRFLRARNISGVVLADHSGSFHNRYYQSIYDTAENINVTYPEWQSPEENLNFVTDTAKALANVATVLARALYKLAGGTNSSDSIQADPQTVTRLLYGFLVRSNNSWFQSILRQDLRSYLDDGPLQHYIAVSSPTNATYVVQYALANLTGKVTNLTREQCQDPSKVPNESKDLYEYSWVQGPLNPNKTERLPRCVRSTVRLARALSPAFELSQWGSTEYSTWSESRWKDIQARIFLIASKELEFITLIVGFSILVFSLIVTYCVNAKADILFVAPREPGAVSY from the exons CTTCAATTAGTGGGGATACAGGGGTTATCCACGTAGtggagaaagaagaggatctGCAGTGGGTGTTGACGGATGGCCCCAACCCCCCTTACATGGTTCTACTGGAGGGCAAGCTCTTCATCAG GGATGTAATGGAGAAGCTGAAGGGGAGAACCAGCAGAATTGCTGGTCTTGCAGTGACTCTGGCCAAACCCAATTCGACTTCAGGTTTCTCTCCTAGTGTGCAGTGCCCAAATGACGGGTTCG gtATTTACTCCAACTCCTATGGGGCAGAGTTTGCTCACTGCAAACAAACATTGTGGAATGAACTGGGCAATGGCTTGGCTTATGAAGACTTTAGTTTTCCCATCTTTCTTCTTGAAGATGAGAATGAAACCAAGGTCATCAAGCAG TGCTATCAAGATCACAACCTGGGTCCGAATGGCTCTGCACCAAGCTTCCCGCTGTGTGCTATGCAGCTCTTCTCACACATGCACGCCGTCATCAGCACCGCCACCTGCATGCGGCGCAGCTTCATCCAGAGCACCTTCAGCATCAACCCAG AGATCGTCTGTGACCCCTTATCCGACTACAACGTCTGGAGCATGCTTAAGCCTATAAATACATCTGGGGCATTAGAACCCGATGACAGGGTTGTGGTTGCTGCCACCCGG CTGGATAGCCGGTCCTTCTTCTGGAATGTGGCCCCGGGGGCAGAGAGTGCTGTAGCCTCTTTTGTCACGCAGCTGGCTGCAGCTGAAGCTTTGCACAAGGCACCTGATGTGACCAGCCTACCCCGCAATGTGATGTTTGTCTTCTTCCAGGGG GAAACTTTTGACTACATTGGCAGCTCAAGGATGGTCTATGACATGGAGAGCGGCAAGTTTCCGGTGCGGCTAGAGAACATTGACTCCTTTGTGGAGCTGGGGCAG GTGGCCTTAAGAACTTCAGTAGATCTCTGGATGCACACAGATCCCATGTCTCAGAAAAATGAATCTGTAAAGAACCAG GTGGAGGACCTTCTGGTCACTCTGGAGAAGAGTGGTACTGGTGTCTCTGAAGTCTCCCTCAAGAGACAGAGTCAGTCACAGGCCCTTCCACCATCGTCTCTACAGCGATTTCTTCGGGCTCGAAACATCTCTGGTGTAGTTCTGGCTGACCACTCTGGTTCCTTCCACAATCG GTATTACCAGAGCATTTATGACACCGCTGAGAACATTAACGTGACCTATCCTGAGTGGCAGAGCCCAGAAGAGAATCTGAACTTTGTGACAGACACTGCCAAG GCGCTGGCGAACGTGGCCACAGTGCTGGCACGTGCATTGTATAAGCTTGCGGGAGGAACCAACTCCAGTGATTCGATTCAGGCTGATCCCCAAACA GTAACACGTCTGCTCTATGGGTTCCTGGTTAGATCCAACAACTCATGGTTTCAGTCTATCCTCAGACAGGACCTCAGGTCCTATTTGG ATGACGGGCCTCTTCAACATTACATCGCTGTCTCCAGCCCTACCAACGCGACTTATGTTGTGCAGTATGCCTTGGCAAACCTGACGGGCAAGGTGACCAACCTCACCCGAGAGCAGTGCCAGGATCCAAGTAAAGTCCCAAATGAAAGCAAGGAT CTGTATGAATACTCCTGGGTACAAGGCCCTTTGAATCCCAACAAGACAGAGCGGCTGCCCCGGTGTGTGCGCTCCACAGTACGACTGGCCAGGGCCTTGTCCCCTGCCTTTGAACTGAGTCAGTGGGGCTCCACAGAATATTCTACGTGGTCCGAGAGCCGCTGGAAAGACATCCAAGCGCGGATATTCCTAATTGCCAGCAAAGAACTTGAG TTCATCACCCTGATCGTGGGCTTCAGCATCCTCGTCTTCTCTCTCATCGTCACTTACTGCGTCAACGCCAAAGCCGACATCCTCTTCGTTGCTCCCCGAGAGCCAGGAGCCGTGTCTTACTGA